In Candidatus Nanosynbacter lyticus, one genomic interval encodes:
- a CDS encoding phosphoribosyltransferase: MYFESRSQAGAILADKVLEKYRYENCAVVSIGEGGVLVGEQIAVKLHCVLMMLLSEGIEIPGESLSIGAMSQSGQFTYNSQFSDGEIHEYTSEFHGYLEEKKREAHQKMNRLLGDGGIIDKDMLKDRVVILASDGFGDDLSVLDVALSFLKSVRIEKLVIAVPFCGVAAVDKLHMTVDEMHILDVKENFMGLNHYYEDNTLPSKEETIAKINQVILNWR; encoded by the coding sequence ATGTATTTTGAGAGTCGTTCGCAGGCTGGGGCAATCCTGGCGGATAAGGTGCTGGAAAAATACCGCTACGAGAACTGTGCGGTGGTTTCGATTGGTGAGGGCGGCGTATTGGTTGGCGAGCAAATTGCGGTAAAACTCCACTGCGTACTAATGATGCTGCTGAGCGAAGGTATTGAAATTCCTGGAGAAAGCTTGAGCATTGGTGCGATGTCGCAATCAGGGCAATTCACTTATAACAGTCAATTTTCCGACGGGGAGATTCATGAATATACAAGTGAGTTTCATGGCTATTTGGAGGAGAAGAAACGCGAGGCGCATCAAAAGATGAATAGGCTTTTGGGCGATGGTGGAATTATTGATAAGGATATGTTAAAAGACAGAGTGGTGATTTTGGCGAGTGATGGATTTGGAGATGATTTGTCGGTTTTAGACGTGGCTTTGAGTTTTCTAAAGTCAGTTCGAATTGAGAAATTGGTGATTGCAGTGCCGTTCTGTGGCGTGGCGGCGGTTGATAAATTACATATGACGGTTGATGAAATGCATATTCTAGATGTGAAAGAGAATTTTATGGGCTTAAATCATTACTATGAAGACAATACATTGCCGTCAAAAGAGGAGACTATAGCGAAAATTAATCAGGTAATTCTGAATTGGCGGTAA
- a CDS encoding GatB/YqeY domain-containing protein → MSALKERIASEMKAALLSGNRFRGDVLRNLKAAILNEEVSLGKREDGLDDAEIEKVVAREVKKRVESADLYRKNDRAELAEPEEQEAEILREFLPEQLSEAEIVAIVEDVVASMDDVSMQKMGQVIGAVKQKVGNAADGALIAKIVKEKLTK, encoded by the coding sequence ATGTCTGCGCTAAAAGAGCGCATTGCCAGTGAAATGAAAGCCGCTCTATTGAGCGGCAATCGTTTTCGCGGTGATGTTTTGCGTAATCTAAAGGCAGCAATCTTAAACGAAGAAGTTTCTTTGGGTAAGCGAGAAGATGGCTTAGATGATGCTGAAATTGAAAAAGTCGTTGCTCGAGAAGTGAAAAAGCGTGTCGAAAGCGCGGATTTATATCGAAAGAATGATCGTGCGGAGTTGGCGGAACCTGAAGAACAAGAGGCGGAAATTTTGCGAGAATTTTTGCCAGAACAATTGAGCGAAGCAGAGATTGTGGCGATCGTTGAAGATGTTGTGGCGAGTATGGATGACGTTTCTATGCAAAAGATGGGCCAAGTTATTGGCGCAGTGAAACAGAAGGTTGGCAATGCTGCTGACGGTGCGTTGATCGCAAAAATTGTTAAAGAAAAACTGACAAAATAG
- a CDS encoding prepilin-type N-terminal cleavage/methylation domain-containing protein produces MKSTSGFTIVEIIMAICIIGIISAISVVSYHKLRENAYDAVAKETLHQVETAFKAYTAGGNKIPMKHYTFYGFYDSPGGGRNEDGVKTYHGGGIGLAMHKANYLPNDLLNPLKNGPKKDPYLKNNIAFVTCGKNKVFFYIEVYNGGITERELRDRELALDCPSKTHSDWLAEHGLPFRGHGWATGLFRSKPRYIVAEIDFDNEPLDSD; encoded by the coding sequence ATGAAAAGCACAAGCGGTTTTACTATCGTTGAGATTATTATGGCGATCTGTATTATTGGTATCATTTCAGCAATTTCTGTTGTTTCGTACCATAAGTTAAGGGAAAACGCCTATGATGCTGTTGCCAAGGAAACACTTCATCAAGTTGAAACCGCCTTTAAGGCATATACTGCTGGCGGCAATAAAATTCCGATGAAACATTATACATTCTATGGATTTTACGACAGCCCAGGTGGTGGGCGAAATGAAGATGGGGTAAAAACATATCACGGTGGTGGAATTGGACTGGCTATGCATAAAGCCAATTACCTACCTAACGACCTACTAAATCCCCTAAAAAATGGCCCAAAAAAAGACCCTTACTTAAAAAACAATATCGCCTTTGTGACATGTGGCAAGAATAAGGTTTTCTTCTACATTGAAGTGTATAATGGTGGAATTACAGAACGTGAACTAAGAGATAGAGAACTTGCGCTGGATTGCCCCTCTAAAACACACTCGGACTGGCTAGCCGAACATGGGCTACCCTTTCGTGGCCACGGTTGGGCTACTGGGCTCTTCCGGAGTAAGCCTCGATACATAGTTGCAGAAATAGATTTTGATAACGAGCCCTTAGATTCAGATTAA
- a CDS encoding ArsR family transcriptional regulator, translated as MLDVFITSRVRRKIVVVYAKYPDFHTHVRGLAKLIKEDPGNIQRELKRLEKVGFLQSEKQGNSRTYFTNKQFPIFKELQSMVIKSQQYSARSKRGMADRD; from the coding sequence ATGTTAGACGTTTTTATTACATCTAGGGTGCGGCGAAAAATTGTAGTAGTATACGCTAAGTATCCTGATTTTCATACACATGTTCGTGGTTTGGCGAAGCTAATCAAAGAGGATCCTGGTAATATCCAACGAGAACTGAAGCGGCTAGAAAAGGTTGGTTTTCTACAGAGTGAAAAACAGGGTAACTCGCGCACGTATTTCACTAATAAACAATTTCCAATTTTCAAAGAGCTACAAAGTATGGTAATTAAGTCTCAGCAATATTCAGCACGCTCAAAGCGCGGTATGGCTGATAGGGACTAA
- the map gene encoding type I methionyl aminopeptidase, with translation MSHLITGEKTPQQMKDMRECGRMLATIYDELRRRVTAGMSELDVNDFVAGRIKDFGAEATYLTDEVKFPGVICVSTNEQLVHSFPTDYVFEKGDVVSFDLVIGYRGMKTDSAFTMVVDEEPRGAKKHLLHATEQSLYAGIDAISGDGTRVGDISAAIEAVLKKAKLGIIRELVGHGVGLEMHMSPEIPNYGRRGTGPVLHAGDTIAIEPMASLGGEKIITDTDGWTISMKDGSLGAHFEHTVLITETGAEIITKL, from the coding sequence ATGAGCCACTTGATCACTGGCGAAAAAACACCACAGCAAATGAAAGATATGCGCGAATGTGGGCGGATGCTGGCGACGATTTATGATGAACTACGCCGGCGGGTAACGGCTGGTATGAGTGAATTGGATGTTAATGATTTTGTGGCCGGGCGAATCAAGGATTTTGGCGCAGAAGCGACGTATTTGACAGATGAAGTGAAGTTCCCAGGGGTGATTTGCGTGTCGACCAATGAGCAATTGGTGCACTCGTTCCCGACAGATTATGTGTTTGAGAAGGGTGATGTGGTGAGTTTTGACTTGGTGATCGGCTACCGTGGTATGAAAACTGACAGCGCCTTTACTATGGTGGTTGACGAAGAACCGCGCGGCGCCAAAAAGCATTTATTGCACGCAACGGAACAGAGTTTGTACGCAGGGATTGATGCAATTTCTGGCGATGGGACACGAGTTGGTGATATCTCAGCAGCGATAGAAGCGGTGTTAAAGAAAGCCAAATTGGGCATCATTCGCGAGCTGGTTGGTCACGGCGTGGGACTGGAAATGCACATGAGTCCAGAGATTCCAAATTATGGCCGGCGCGGTACTGGTCCGGTGTTGCATGCTGGTGATACAATCGCTATCGAGCCGATGGCTAGCCTCGGCGGTGAGAAGATTATTACTGATACTGACGGATGGACGATTAGCATGAAGGACGGTAGTCTGGGGGCACACTTCGAGCATACCGTGCTGATTACGGAAACGGGTGCGGAGATTATTACGAAACTTTAA
- a CDS encoding adenylate kinase family protein, protein MIIFFGPAGAGKSVQGQILAARHGWRWLSAGQLLRDTHDGELIHRMQSGELVPVEIINGLMGEALNKAKDINGVILDGYPRQLEQAKWLIESQSHHGQDVKLVIVLEVPRDEILERLRVRGRVDDTPEAIDKRLSIYRGEIYPILDYLNDNNIPIIHMSGVGTVGQVHDEIEKELVSRGIVEGAK, encoded by the coding sequence ATGATTATCTTTTTTGGGCCGGCTGGTGCTGGTAAGAGTGTGCAGGGGCAGATTTTGGCGGCGCGACACGGTTGGCGCTGGCTGAGCGCAGGGCAGTTGCTACGCGACACGCACGATGGTGAATTGATCCATCGTATGCAATCTGGTGAATTAGTGCCGGTGGAGATTATCAATGGTCTGATGGGCGAGGCTTTAAATAAGGCCAAGGACATCAACGGTGTGATTTTGGATGGTTATCCACGTCAGTTGGAGCAGGCGAAGTGGCTGATTGAGTCGCAATCGCATCACGGTCAAGACGTGAAGTTAGTGATCGTGCTGGAAGTGCCGCGAGATGAGATTTTGGAACGTTTGCGAGTGCGTGGTCGTGTCGATGACACGCCAGAGGCAATTGATAAGCGACTCAGTATTTACCGAGGCGAAATTTATCCAATTTTGGACTATCTGAATGACAATAATATTCCAATCATCCACATGAGCGGCGTGGGTACAGTTGGGCAAGTGCATGATGAAATTGAAAAAGAGCTGGTTAGTCGCGGAATTGTTGAGGGCGCCAAATGA
- a CDS encoding 30S ribosomal protein S21: MVQVTRKDQKEANENIIRRFNRRVLQSGVLARAKSVMRFEKPISKTERRKKAIIRRERRAEKTAKMRLGVR; encoded by the coding sequence ATGGTACAAGTAACACGTAAAGATCAGAAGGAAGCGAACGAAAATATCATTCGTCGTTTCAACCGCAGGGTTTTGCAAAGCGGTGTTTTGGCTCGCGCTAAGAGCGTTATGCGTTTTGAAAAACCAATTTCAAAGACTGAGCGTCGTAAAAAAGCTATTATTCGCCGTGAGCGACGAGCTGAAAAAACGGCAAAAATGCGCCTAGGGGTGCGTTAA
- the recJ gene encoding single-stranded-DNA-specific exonuclease RecJ: protein MSLFEKILVARGLTTRVAREAFLRPDYAAVKHDPFLLPDMEKAVARLKQAREQGEKIVIYGDYDIDGLSATALLLDAFGKFGFEDVDAFIPNRFVEGYGMTMGAVDKVRDMGADLIVTVDTGSLCHAEIAYATSLGIDTVVTDHHNVAETPPPSVAAVNPKFSGHSYPFRDLCGAGVAFKLVQALQTELDGLSDGYEKWLLDLVALGTVCDIVTLADENRANVYWGLEVLKKQQRPGLKALMAVAGIEPEQVNARHLGFGLGPRMNAAGRLETAQHALDMLVAHDGLAALEASEKLEELNIKRRSIQDAIFEEACVQAEKLANDRVLVVSSDGWNHGVIGIVASKLVEKYKKPVFIIGERGEEATGSARSFGDFSAADAVRAADDIIIKGGGHGAAAGVTLETEKIGDFRCRVNEFYDSLQLTNQERYLLPKSDVEIDDFSEINEELVENLAKMEPFGNGNPEPVLKITRGSVLSVRRMGADGQHVKLALRDKNGKVLQMLAFNAPEEFFREPGDEVAAWFQPTVNEWQGIRSVEGRLLHLA, encoded by the coding sequence ATGAGTTTATTTGAGAAAATTTTAGTAGCGCGGGGCTTGACGACCCGGGTAGCGCGCGAAGCTTTTTTGCGACCGGATTATGCGGCGGTGAAACATGATCCGTTTTTGCTGCCGGATATGGAAAAGGCGGTGGCGCGGTTGAAACAAGCGCGGGAGCAGGGCGAAAAAATCGTTATTTACGGTGACTATGATATTGACGGGCTGAGCGCCACGGCGCTGTTGCTGGATGCGTTTGGTAAGTTTGGTTTTGAGGACGTTGACGCTTTCATCCCAAATCGGTTTGTTGAGGGTTATGGCATGACCATGGGCGCGGTGGATAAGGTGCGCGACATGGGCGCGGATTTGATCGTGACGGTGGATACCGGTAGTTTGTGTCATGCAGAGATTGCGTATGCCACCAGCTTGGGAATTGATACGGTGGTGACAGATCATCACAATGTTGCCGAAACGCCACCGCCGAGCGTGGCAGCGGTGAATCCGAAGTTCTCAGGACACAGTTATCCATTCCGTGATTTGTGTGGTGCGGGCGTGGCATTTAAGTTGGTGCAAGCACTGCAGACTGAGCTGGATGGCCTATCTGATGGTTATGAAAAGTGGCTGCTCGATTTGGTGGCACTGGGGACGGTCTGTGATATCGTGACGTTGGCTGATGAAAATCGGGCGAATGTGTATTGGGGACTAGAGGTTCTGAAAAAACAACAACGCCCAGGACTGAAAGCGTTGATGGCGGTAGCGGGTATTGAGCCGGAGCAGGTTAATGCCCGTCATCTGGGCTTTGGTCTGGGTCCGCGAATGAATGCGGCGGGGCGGTTGGAGACGGCGCAACACGCGTTGGACATGCTAGTGGCGCATGATGGACTGGCGGCGCTGGAGGCCAGTGAGAAGCTGGAGGAATTGAACATCAAGCGGCGCAGTATTCAGGATGCCATCTTTGAGGAAGCATGTGTGCAAGCCGAGAAGCTGGCGAATGACCGTGTGTTGGTGGTTAGTAGCGATGGCTGGAATCACGGTGTTATCGGCATTGTGGCGTCAAAGTTGGTGGAGAAATATAAAAAGCCGGTGTTTATCATTGGCGAGCGCGGCGAGGAAGCAACGGGTTCGGCGCGCAGTTTTGGTGATTTTTCAGCGGCCGATGCAGTGCGGGCGGCGGACGACATAATCATCAAAGGTGGCGGGCACGGAGCGGCGGCGGGCGTGACACTGGAGACTGAGAAAATTGGCGATTTTCGTTGTCGCGTGAATGAGTTTTATGATTCGCTACAACTAACAAACCAAGAGCGATATTTGCTACCGAAATCTGATGTAGAAATTGATGACTTTTCGGAAATTAATGAAGAATTGGTGGAGAATTTGGCGAAAATGGAGCCATTTGGCAATGGCAACCCAGAGCCAGTATTAAAAATTACCAGAGGGAGCGTGCTGAGCGTGCGGCGAATGGGTGCGGATGGACAACACGTTAAATTAGCACTGCGTGATAAAAACGGTAAGGTGTTGCAGATGCTGGCGTTCAACGCGCCAGAGGAATTTTTCCGCGAGCCAGGCGACGAGGTGGCGGCGTGGTTCCAGCCAACCGTCAATGAATGGCAAGGAATAAGGTCTGTTGAGGGGCGATTGTTGCATTTAGCTTAG
- the ftsZ gene encoding cell division protein FtsZ, giving the protein MPQIQPSEVQTFASIKVVGVGGAGGSAINRMKDAGLNGVQFIAMNTDAQALHNSKADIKIHLGHDVTNGLGAGADPTVGEAAANESREEIKKSLEGADMVFVTIGAGGGTGSGAGYVVAEVARELGILVVGVATRPFSFEGEKRRVNADWAISHLGREVDTLITIPNDRLLQTIDRRTPLLETFKIADDVLRQGVQGISELITEHGLINLDFADVKAIMSNAGSALMGIGRASGDDRAVQAAQQAIESPLIEVSIDGAKGVLFNVTGGYDMSMAEIQEAAEIITSAVSPNANIIFGATLKPEMEDELVITVIATGFDSDTFHQQDVSLTVGETTSQAEEEVDEEMVKNIDLELDKEEAAEKFAAEPETNMWDTPATEVEDEEDDTPAFLRRRKKNKE; this is encoded by the coding sequence ATGCCGCAAATACAACCAAGTGAAGTTCAAACATTTGCCAGTATAAAAGTCGTCGGTGTTGGCGGCGCTGGTGGTTCAGCTATCAATCGAATGAAAGATGCTGGTTTGAATGGCGTGCAATTTATTGCCATGAACACTGATGCTCAGGCGCTGCATAATTCAAAAGCTGACATAAAAATTCATCTTGGTCATGACGTAACTAATGGTCTGGGTGCGGGTGCTGACCCGACTGTCGGTGAGGCGGCCGCTAATGAATCTCGTGAGGAGATTAAAAAGTCCCTAGAGGGTGCCGACATGGTGTTTGTGACTATCGGTGCTGGCGGTGGAACTGGCTCTGGTGCTGGTTATGTTGTGGCGGAAGTAGCTCGAGAGCTGGGTATTTTGGTGGTTGGTGTGGCGACGCGACCATTTAGCTTTGAGGGCGAAAAACGCCGGGTAAATGCTGATTGGGCAATTTCTCACTTGGGTCGAGAAGTCGATACCTTGATTACTATTCCAAATGATAGGCTGTTACAGACAATCGACCGTCGAACGCCACTTTTGGAGACGTTTAAAATTGCTGATGACGTCTTGAGGCAGGGTGTGCAGGGTATTTCTGAATTGATTACCGAGCACGGTTTAATTAACCTAGACTTTGCTGACGTGAAAGCGATTATGAGCAACGCCGGTTCGGCCCTAATGGGAATTGGTCGGGCAAGTGGTGATGATAGGGCGGTTCAGGCGGCGCAACAAGCTATTGAAAGTCCTCTAATTGAGGTGTCGATTGATGGCGCCAAGGGTGTGCTGTTCAATGTAACTGGTGGCTATGATATGAGTATGGCAGAAATCCAAGAAGCAGCAGAGATTATTACGAGTGCTGTTAGTCCAAATGCCAACATCATCTTTGGTGCGACATTGAAGCCAGAGATGGAGGATGAATTGGTGATTACGGTAATTGCTACGGGATTTGACAGTGATACATTTCATCAGCAGGACGTCAGTTTGACGGTTGGTGAAACTACGTCGCAGGCCGAGGAAGAAGTTGATGAAGAGATGGTTAAGAATATTGATCTGGAATTAGATAAGGAAGAGGCGGCTGAAAAGTTTGCGGCTGAGCCAGAGACAAATATGTGGGACACCCCAGCTACTGAAGTTGAAGACGAAGAAGATGACACCCCAGCTTTCCTGAGACGGCGAAAGAAGAATAAGGAGTAG
- a CDS encoding vitamin K epoxide reductase family protein: MFNKIRNWFFHKDLKRQNLAAFIMLIGSALGLLASFMLSIEALILAKNSHALLSCDLNSVLSCSTVASHWSATILGFPNSFIGVMTLPVMVTIAVALLAGAKFPKWFMQAAEAGAVAGMVFAIWMFYMSYIEIGALCPWCLTLDVGMTLIFFGLTRYNILRKNISWRGAQKFVSGGYDALIAVSVIVLVVVAIIAKFGGQLF, encoded by the coding sequence ATGTTCAATAAAATTCGAAATTGGTTTTTTCATAAGGATTTAAAACGACAGAATTTGGCAGCGTTTATCATGCTTATCGGTAGTGCTTTAGGGCTGCTGGCGTCTTTTATGTTGTCTATCGAGGCGCTTATATTAGCAAAGAATTCTCATGCATTGCTGAGCTGTGACCTTAACTCAGTATTAAGCTGTTCAACGGTAGCCAGCCATTGGTCGGCAACTATTTTAGGATTTCCAAATAGCTTCATTGGCGTGATGACTTTGCCTGTTATGGTGACGATTGCCGTGGCGTTACTTGCGGGCGCGAAGTTCCCGAAGTGGTTCATGCAGGCGGCGGAAGCTGGAGCAGTAGCGGGTATGGTTTTTGCTATCTGGATGTTTTATATGAGCTACATTGAAATTGGCGCGCTGTGTCCATGGTGTTTGACCCTTGACGTGGGGATGACGCTAATCTTCTTCGGATTAACACGTTATAATATTTTGCGGAAAAATATTTCTTGGCGGGGTGCGCAGAAATTTGTTAGTGGTGGATATGATGCGCTTATTGCTGTATCTGTAATTGTTTTAGTCGTTGTAGCAATAATCGCTAAGTTTGGCGGACAGTTGTTTTAG
- the ftsA gene encoding cell division protein FtsA — MQEQSRYVVGIDVGTKNVRCVVGYADAESGVPKIVGVGEAPNSGMRKGVVTNLAGPAEAIDKALESAERMSGHQVNAATVSINGSHLLSTKADGMITVGTVSNEVTTDDVLRLEEVATTGKVPQNREILEIVAHSYRLDGQDNIKDPVGMTGARLEIKANVVSGLVPHITNLQKSAEMAKVDLSSVVPSVLAASQAVLTESQRENGVAVIDFGAATTGVAVYEEGDLQHLAVIPMGGQNVTNDLAIGLRTDPEVAEVVKLAHARFGGEALGEIEIKIAKQTYKFNQEEIDEIVQARYEEIFEAIAKELKRAGRLGKLPSGVVLVGGAAKVKGLVEFAKDQLSVAACLGKPSGYSGASDEVKGVEFSAAVGLMLLDSMDVPQHAKSLAGARDVTKKAGGFLKNIFARFK; from the coding sequence ATGCAGGAGCAATCTCGATACGTGGTAGGAATTGATGTTGGTACGAAAAACGTGCGCTGTGTTGTGGGCTATGCTGACGCAGAGAGCGGCGTGCCAAAAATTGTCGGCGTTGGTGAGGCGCCAAATAGTGGCATGCGAAAAGGTGTGGTGACTAATCTAGCTGGTCCAGCTGAAGCAATAGACAAGGCTTTAGAGTCAGCTGAGCGAATGAGCGGACATCAAGTTAATGCAGCGACCGTAAGTATCAATGGCTCTCATTTATTGAGCACCAAGGCTGATGGTATGATTACTGTCGGTACGGTTAGTAATGAGGTTACGACGGATGATGTTTTACGCCTAGAGGAGGTGGCGACAACAGGAAAAGTACCGCAAAATCGAGAGATTTTAGAGATTGTTGCGCACTCATATAGGCTTGATGGCCAAGACAACATTAAAGATCCTGTTGGTATGACCGGTGCGCGATTAGAAATTAAAGCTAATGTGGTGTCTGGTTTGGTACCTCATATTACAAATTTACAGAAATCTGCAGAAATGGCGAAGGTTGATTTGTCATCGGTTGTTCCGTCGGTTTTGGCGGCATCTCAAGCCGTATTGACAGAGAGTCAGCGTGAAAATGGCGTTGCGGTAATAGATTTTGGTGCGGCAACTACTGGTGTTGCTGTTTATGAAGAGGGAGATTTGCAGCATTTGGCGGTAATTCCGATGGGCGGACAAAACGTAACTAATGATTTGGCTATTGGGTTGCGGACAGACCCAGAGGTGGCTGAGGTTGTCAAATTGGCACATGCTCGATTTGGCGGTGAAGCTTTGGGTGAAATTGAGATTAAGATTGCAAAGCAGACTTATAAATTCAATCAAGAAGAGATTGATGAGATTGTTCAGGCGCGTTATGAGGAGATTTTCGAAGCAATTGCCAAAGAGCTGAAGCGTGCTGGACGACTAGGAAAACTACCGAGCGGTGTTGTCCTGGTTGGTGGCGCAGCAAAGGTTAAGGGCCTGGTAGAGTTTGCAAAGGATCAATTGAGTGTGGCGGCATGCCTGGGCAAACCTTCGGGCTATAGTGGCGCCAGCGATGAGGTGAAGGGAGTTGAATTCTCAGCGGCCGTCGGATTAATGTTGCTTGACTCTATGGACGTGCCACAACATGCAAAATCATTAGCTGGTGCGCGTGACGTCACTAAGAAAGCTGGTGGTTTTTTGAAAAATATTTTCGCCAGATTTAAATAA
- the nrdR gene encoding transcriptional regulator NrdR, giving the protein MVFNIGNSRVIESREVSDGAAIRRRREAPDGKRFTTYERIEKPNLAVIKKNGDRELFDRVKLANSTRRSVGKFFKSDEEVDNIITAVEDSLYALGESEVTSKQIGDQVLDELAGRNEVAYIRFASVFYEFKTLDDFVEILAKRREKDKQGL; this is encoded by the coding sequence ATGGTGTTTAATATTGGCAATAGTCGCGTTATTGAGTCGCGGGAAGTTTCTGATGGTGCGGCAATTCGGCGGCGCCGAGAAGCTCCGGATGGCAAGCGATTTACAACGTATGAAAGAATTGAAAAACCAAACCTGGCTGTTATTAAGAAAAATGGCGATCGTGAGTTATTTGATCGGGTAAAATTGGCAAATTCGACACGTCGTTCAGTTGGAAAATTTTTCAAGTCAGATGAGGAAGTCGATAATATTATTACGGCAGTTGAGGATTCCCTATATGCCCTAGGCGAGTCGGAAGTTACTTCAAAACAGATTGGCGATCAAGTCCTTGATGAATTAGCTGGTCGTAATGAAGTGGCGTATATTCGTTTTGCTAGCGTTTTTTATGAGTTTAAGACACTGGATGATTTCGTGGAGATCTTAGCCAAGCGCCGAGAGAAAGATAAGCAGGGTTTATAG